The genomic window ATAATTGCACTTTATAAATCTAGACTGATGCCAGTATTTCCCCATAACAAAGCTCAgactccctctctccagttgcgAAATTCAATTTAGCATTGAAATTTGACGGACAAAAGAAATGCTAATTTAAGACCAGAGGACTGCTGCACTGATCCAATTTTTCTCTTTCACTCGAGTCTCACAAGGCAATAAAACATTGCAGTAATTTAAGTGCAGTACATTCAAGGGAATCTCACAGTCATAATAAATATTTCACTGCTCTGAATCATCAAGTTAAGACTGGCCCGGGCTAAATGTATCCCAACCAGGGGCTGAAACGGACAAGGGAAAGCAGTGAGCCTTGTCTCATTTCATCTGATGCCAGAGCATGATTGTTtccatattgtatttgtttgcagTATCAGGGGTGACTAGTACCCCCAAACAGAACTTTGATTTGTTCCCACCTCTTTCTGTCATCATGATAAACATTTGACAGCAGTAAGGGATGTAGCACAGTAACTACAGCAAGAAAGGAGTCATGTGGGATCTTGAGCTCTATACTCGAGCTCCAGAGAATATCTAAAGCCTCTGATAAAAGGGAGCGAGATTTGCAAAATATCTCCTGTAGATTACTAGAGATAGTAGATATGGTTCATGGGACTGGGGAATCAGTTTTTCAGTCTTGTTGGTTGAAATCTTATAGTgacacagttaaaaaaaagtctgaggATTTTGAGAAACACAAACTAAAatgcacacacgcgcatgcactCAGCCACATACACGCATAAACATACACGTGAGGTTATGTTAATAACCTCCCAATCACATTCTTCATTGTAACATTtctttatcatgtttttttgcgacattttcttttttaaataagtatTTCAAGATGTATTGTAGATTCCAGTGTTGGTTAGGAAAAAAGAGCTCTCTGACCAGGTTCTTACAGAACCGAAGCAGCGACTATGCCTCACATCAGGACATAAACTGCACATTAGCTTGAGGAGGAATTatcaaatcaaaaaaaaaaaaaggtttaaattaaaaaaagcattcGAGACACTTTCCCCCATAGCAGCCAATGCATAAAATATAcctacaaatatataaaacaaaaaaataggtTCAAGTTTTTCAAGTTTCTTAAATATATCATATCCAAACTACCCAATTCCAAACTTCAAAGTTAACAAGATTCAAGCAGTGCAATTTATGTATCAATTATAACAGCAATAACAACTAATATTGTACTATTCTTTTAATTCAACCCTATGATCCTTGTACATACACACCCAAGTATAATTTAAGTCTCCTCACATATCAGTACATTGTGTCTCTGTATGCgcttgtctatgtgtgtgttttatatgtgtACTGTTACATAGTTTGGGATTTTGAAAGCAGCCCTAAGCTTTGGCCCTTTTAAGACCCTTTCAGTGAAAACCTACACAGTAGCTTCAGCCTTAGTATTTGGAAGGGGGATACCATATGCACTTCATGTCAAGCTATGATTCTAATCAAAAAGTTCAGGCgagtaaaacaacaaaaaaacggaAGAAAAAATTAATCAATCCAAAATTCCTATTAATGGCAAACCACACGATGGAACATCTGGAGAATCTTGAAATCCCTTTTTCTTTCCCGTTGGCAATCACTACCACCTTTTATATTTGTGATTCCCCGCCTTGAAACCACCAAACCAAGGGTCACACAGCACAACTGCTCTTCTCTAAGCTCCCACACTAGTTAAAGCAGTGCCACTTTCAACAATCTGTACctagaaaaaaacatatctgttctttaactttgattttttttcacaaattCCCAACTCTtgattctcttcctcctcttcttcccacTCTATCTGTAAACAGGGAGGCGGATGTGTGCATGCTGGTGGTCTAACAGACGTGGCACAGACACAGTCTCGTAGCCTTTGCCAAGCATCTGCTCCTTGATGCAGGGTGGGTGGATGTCGTTGATCAGGTACTCCAGAGACTGCAAGCTGCTGCTCAGCACTGATGTGTTGCACAAGCTCTTGCTGGGCAGGCTGCAGCACAAACCTCCCCCGCTGTCTACAGcagggtgatgatgatggtggtagtggtgatggtggtgggggtAGCCCATCTCTCTGTGCCCCGTGACCGGTCCTCCTGTGGAGTTGGCCAAAAGCTCCTGGGGGTTGTAACAGTCACTGTCAGGTGTCACCAGCACACTGTTCCATGGCGGGGCAAAATATTGACCCACTGAGAAATTTCCATGCATACCCACACAGTTCAAAGGGGAGGAGCTGACTTTGTCCATCCCGCCTCCTCCGCTGGCACTCGCTGTCAGGTGGTAAggtctggaggaagaggaggacacttGTGCCGCCACAAGTCCCCCTGGAACACAAGTTTCTGGGGACTTGCTGATGGCGCCCCCTCCTCCGCTACCTCCGCTGTACATGCGGAGCATAGCCTGTTGATGattatgctgctgctgctgctgctgctgctgctgttgcttctgcCAAAGGATGTAGTCCATACCATCTGCGTACACTCCAGTCTTCAAAGCCTCTGCATTTTGAACCGGCAGCCCGGGCCCTGTGTACACCATATTAGCCTGAGGACCCATTCCTACCACGTATCCTCCACCCGAGGAGCTAGAAGAGAGCCCCATGACAGTTGTGCCCTGCTTAGATGGGCTGGAATTTGACGGTGCAGTGGCAGCCCCTTGGCACACCTGCTGCAGAGCCTGGGCCTGGCAATGCTGGTTGATCTGGTAGATGATGCTCTGGATGGAGGGGAGGTTGGACTGTGCAGGCAGGGCCAGGCCTCGGCCCCCTGTTACAGGAATCACTGAGCCAGCTAGAGTGACATTTGGGGGAACTGATAGTACGGGACCTTCTGGGGGCTTTGAGGGCCCAGTGTGGTATACCATTTGGCCGTGGCCACtggctaaagtgctactactaGGGGGTGGGTATGGGGCAACAGCTATATGGGCAGGAGAGAGCTTAGTCCGTCTGCCTTCGCAGTTCTTGAGAACACCTTTTGAAGAGATAAAGGTGGCTGTTGATGAGGATGACGAACAGGAGGCCTTGACGATGGCCAACAGGCCATTGTGGCCCCCTGTGTGGATATGTGGATAGGGAATATTGCGTGTCCCTGTGGTGTCATATCCATTCACAGTCCGATTAAGGTGCTTGTGCTGGGGAACCCTGATGTTGGTGGGAAAGATCTTGATGGAAAGAGGGCTGTTGGCCGTCTTCTGAGCGAAGGCATCAAGCTCTGCCGCAGTGGGATAGCGTGGGGAATGTGTGGGAACCACGAGCTCACCTGcaagacaaacagagaaaaaagTATGAGTGAAA from Cyclopterus lumpus isolate fCycLum1 chromosome 9, fCycLum1.pri, whole genome shotgun sequence includes these protein-coding regions:
- the fam222a gene encoding protein FAM222A isoform X2 — encoded protein: MLACLQRRQNPPPQHPVCASKTLEPLQALGRKCELVVPTHSPRYPTAAELDAFAQKTANSPLSIKIFPTNIRVPQHKHLNRTVNGYDTTGTRNIPYPHIHTGGHNGLLAIVKASCSSSSSTATFISSKGVLKNCEGRRTKLSPAHIAVAPYPPPSSSTLASGHGQMVYHTGPSKPPEGPVLSVPPNVTLAGSVIPVTGGRGLALPAQSNLPSIQSIIYQINQHCQAQALQQVCQGAATAPSNSSPSKQGTTVMGLSSSSSGGGYVVGMGPQANMVYTGPGLPVQNAEALKTGVYADGMDYILWQKQQQQQQQQQQHNHQQAMLRMYSGGSGGGGAISKSPETCVPGGLVAAQVSSSSSRPYHLTASASGGGGMDKVSSSPLNCELLANSTGGPVTGHREMGYPHHHHHYHHHHHPAVDSGGGLCCSLPSKSLCNTSVLSSSLQSLEYLINDIHPPCIKEQMLGKGYETVSVPRLLDHQHAHIRLPVYR
- the fam222a gene encoding protein FAM222A isoform X1, giving the protein MLACLQRRQNPPPQHPVCASKTLEPLQALGRKCELVVPTHSPRYPTAAELDAFAQKTANSPLSIKIFPTNIRVPQHKHLNRTVNGYDTTGTRNIPYPHIHTGGHNGLLAIVKASCSSSSSTATFISSKGVLKNCEGRRTKLSPAHIAVAPYPPPSSSTLASGHGQMVYHTGPSKPPEGPVLSVPPNVTLAGSVIPVTGGRGLALPAQSNLPSIQSIIYQINQHCQAQALQQVCQGAATAPSNSSPSKQGTTVMGLSSSSSGGGYVVGMGPQANMVYTGPGLPVQNAEALKTGVYADGMDYILWQKQQQQQQQQQQHNHQQAMLRMYSGGSGGGGAISKSPETCVPGGLVAAQVSSSSSRPYHLTASASGGGGMDKVSSSPLNCVGMHGNFSVGQYFAPPWNSVLVTPDSDCYNPQELLANSTGGPVTGHREMGYPHHHHHYHHHHHPAVDSGGGLCCSLPSKSLCNTSVLSSSLQSLEYLINDIHPPCIKEQMLGKGYETVSVPRLLDHQHAHIRLPVYR